The genomic DNA AGAGCCGCCCATGACTGTGAAGTCTTGCGCGAATGCGAACACCTTACGCCCATCTACAGTGCCATACCCCGTGACAACGCCCTCACCTGGCAGGTCCTGTTCGGGCATGCCAAATTCCGTGCACCTGTGCCGGACAAACATGTCCAACTCGGTGAAGGTTCCCGGGTCGAGCAGGAGCTGGAGGCGTTCGCGCGCGGTGAACTTGCCTGCGTCGTGTTGCTTCGCGACCCTATCGGGGCCGCCGCCCGCTAGGATCTTGTCCTTGCGTGAAGCGAGGTCCTTCAGGATGTCGGTTTCGTCCACTTGTAGTTCACCTCTCAATTCTACTGGAAGCCGTACCCGTGTGGGTGCAAAAATAAGAGACCCTGCATCGAGGGCGAGGAAGACCAAACCTGCGCCCTCGTTCGGGTCTTCGCCAAGCCCTTGTGGGAACCGGACACCTGTACAACATAACACCTCTATATTATACACTTTGACGAGGTTTCCTGCCAGGCCCGGTGAAGGCCCGTTGCGAAAGCCCGACGCAGGAGATGACTGCAGCCCCGGAGAAGAGTGGGAACGACTGAGGACAACTCGGAACAGGAGGACAACCGATGTCATTGGACCGCGTCGAGTTGGGCAGAACCGGCATCGAGGTGAGCCGGTTATGCCTTGGCACTCTCCCCATGAACCAGTCAGGCATGTCCGCCCAGGAGGGGGCCGACTTAATCGTTCGAGCCTGGGAGATGGGGATTAGCTTCGTGGATACGGCAGTTGTGTACAGAACCCACGAGCATGTGAGGATCGCCCGGTCCCGTCTGCCTGGGTTGGTGGTGGCCACGAAGTCCCACGCAGCTACGTACGAGGAGATGGACAAGGACGTCAGCAGGTGCATTGAGGAACTTGGTGGCGGGACTATAGACATATTCCTCCTACACGGGGCGAGAGCCCGCGCTGGGGTTCTTTCGCAGCGCGCCGGGGCCTTGCAGTGTCTCATGGACGCGAAAAGAGCAGGCAGGATAAGGGCGGTAGGCATCTCCACTCACCACATCAGTGTGGTCCGGGAGGCTGGCCTGCACCAAGACATCGACGTCATACATCCCCTCATCAACATGGCTGGCCTCGGGATTGCCGACGGAGGAGTGGAGGAGATGGCCCAAGCCATCGACGAGGCTTCCCGCCGGGGCAAGGGCATCTACCTGATGAAGACCCTCGCCGGTGGCAACCTCATACCGAGACGCGAGGAGGCCCTGAGGTTCGCCGCGAGCCTCCCCGGAGTTCATTGCGTGGCGGTGGGGATGGTCTCTGTCCCCGAGTTGCTCGTGAACACCAGCATCTTCGAGGGCCGCCCGATCCCCGAGGATGCCGCGAAGCAGACCAAAGCGGGCGGGGAGAAAT from Bacillota bacterium includes the following:
- a CDS encoding aldo/keto reductase, with amino-acid sequence MSLDRVELGRTGIEVSRLCLGTLPMNQSGMSAQEGADLIVRAWEMGISFVDTAVVYRTHEHVRIARSRLPGLVVATKSHAATYEEMDKDVSRCIEELGGGTIDIFLLHGARARAGVLSQRAGALQCLMDAKRAGRIRAVGISTHHISVVREAGLHQDIDVIHPLINMAGLGIADGGVEEMAQAIDEASRRGKGIYLMKTLAGGNLIPRREEALRFAASLPGVHCVAVGMVSVPELLVNTSIFEGRPIPEDAAKQTKAGGEKWFLLAPACRGCGKCVEMCPSEALAIVDGKCRVDRARCVLCRYCGPVCPEFAIRFV